A portion of the Cryptomeria japonica chromosome 5, Sugi_1.0, whole genome shotgun sequence genome contains these proteins:
- the LOC131056532 gene encoding putative germin-like protein 2-3 — protein MLAALFRCMRIKTEVDRRLKIKRLRVSTVLCAGGQFEFEQVNSASSLKGNRHEVVMGGDPDSLQDFCVADRQGQVSVNGFSCKDPKMVSAEDFFFGGLRRGDTNNAVGFNVTAANVNQIPGLNTLGISLVRIDYAVDGIIPPHTHPRASEILVLLKGQLLVGFIDTTNKFYSKVLKKGDVFVFPKGLLHFQQNVGERNAVAIAALSSQNPGIQVTANSLFAANPPMPDGVLTKAFRSDKTVVDFIQGKLMQ, from the exons ATGTTGGCAGCGTTATTCAGATGTATGCGAATTAAAACTGAAGTCGACAGAAGATTAAAGATCAAACGCTTACGGGTTTCTACCGTACTTTGCGCGGGAGGGCAGTTTGAATTTGAACAAGTTAACAGTGCCAGTTCATTGAAAGGGAATAGACA TGAGGTTGTGATGGGAGGAGATCCCGATTCCTTGCAAGATTTCTGTGTTGCAGACAGGCAAGGCCAAG TTTCAGTGAACGGCTTCTCTTGCAAGGACCCCAAAATGGTTTCAGCAGAGGACTTCTTCTTCGGAGGGCTGCGACGAGGGGACACAAACAACGCCGTAGGGTTTAACGTAACAGCAGCCAACGTTAACCAGATTCCGGGGTTAAACACTCTGGGAATATCGTTGGTCCGTATAGACTACGCTGTGGATGGAATTATTCCTCCTCACACCCATCCAAGAGCCTCAGAAATCCTGGTTTTACTTAAAGGCCAATTGCTAGTGGGATTCATCGATACAACAAACAAGTTTTACAGCAAGGTGTTGAAGAAAGGGGATGTGTTTGTGTTTCCCAAAGGATTGCTAcatttccagcagaatgtggggGAGCGAAATGCAGTGGCCATCGCTGCGTTGAGCAGCCAAAATCCAGGAATTCAGGTTACTGCCAATTCCCTCTTTGCAGCAAATCCTCCTATGCCAGATGGTGTATTGACCAAGGCCTTCCGCAGTGATAAAACAGTAGTCGATTTCATTCAGGGCAAACTCATGCAATAG